The Motilibacter aurantiacus genomic sequence TCCGCACGTGCGTGCAGATTCCGGATGCACGTTTGGGCGCGCCGGCGGCGTGGCTGATGAGGGCCTCCCGCGGGCGGCTGGGTGGGCCCCGCCTCACGAGCGCTGGCGGACGGCAGTGGGCAGGGCGTCGGCGTCCTGGAAGAAGGGCAGAAGGGCAGCGGCGACCTGGCCCGGGGCCTCCAGGGCGGCGTAGTGCCCCACGCCCTGCAGTTGGACGGAGCGGACGGTGGAGCCGACGGCTGCGGACAAGGTGGACTCCGTGAAGGCGCCACCGCCGGCCCCTACGGCCAGGACGGGTGCGGTGAGCGGGCGCGTCGCGGCCAGGGCGATGATGTCCGCACCTTCACCCAGCATCGAGCGGTAGAGGCCACTGGCACCCCGGAACCCTCCAGGTCGGGAGTAGGTCCGGGCGAACTCGGCCACGTCATCGGCACTGACCGACCCCGGCACGGCCGTCATGGCAGGGAAGGCGAAGTCACCGAGGAACTCACGCTCCCGCCCGGCGAGCAGCATCTCCGGGATGCCCGGCGCGGCCAGGACCCCGATGTGCCACGCACCTGCGCGGGTGACGTCGGCGAGCGCCTCCAGGCCGAACCCGGCCAGGCCCATCTCGATCGCGGTGAGGCTCAGGACGTCCGCGGGGTGGCAGCTGGCGAACCGGAAGACCGCCCCACCGCTGAGGTCCTGCCCCACGACGTGGACTGGGCCGAGGCCGAGATGCTCGACCAGGGCGTGCAGGTCCCCTGCGGAGGTGGTGCTGTCGTAGTCGCCGGGGCCGTTGTCGGAGTCGCCGAACCCTCTCAGGTCGACGGCGATGACGCGGTGGTGCTGCGCCAGCAGCGGGATGAGCTTGTGGAAGGCCCACCACGTCTCGGGGAAGCCGTGCACCAGCAGGACGGGAGAACCGGTGGCCCCGGCTTGGACGTGATGCAGCCTCGTCCCGTTGACCTCGGCGTGGTGGTGGCTGACCTCGGGGATGGTGGCCGGGGTGACGGCGGACGTGGACATGGCTTCTCCCTATGGACAAGTAGCTTGTCGGATCAGGTTAGACAAGATGCTTGTCGATGTCCAGGGGGTGGCTAGGCTGGACCGGTGTCACGCTCCGGTGCCGACCTGGCCCTCCTCCTGCTAGGGGGGTTCCGCTCTCTGGTGGAGTCCGCTCAGGAGGAGCTCAGCCGGCGCGGGTACGACGAC encodes the following:
- a CDS encoding alpha/beta fold hydrolase, producing the protein MSTSAVTPATIPEVSHHHAEVNGTRLHHVQAGATGSPVLLVHGFPETWWAFHKLIPLLAQHHRVIAVDLRGFGDSDNGPGDYDSTTSAGDLHALVEHLGLGPVHVVGQDLSGGAVFRFASCHPADVLSLTAIEMGLAGFGLEALADVTRAGAWHIGVLAAPGIPEMLLAGREREFLGDFAFPAMTAVPGSVSADDVAEFARTYSRPGGFRGASGLYRSMLGEGADIIALAATRPLTAPVLAVGAGGGAFTESTLSAAVGSTVRSVQLQGVGHYAALEAPGQVAAALLPFFQDADALPTAVRQRS